One stretch of Dissulfurimicrobium hydrothermale DNA includes these proteins:
- the dapA gene encoding 4-hydroxy-tetrahydrodipicolinate synthase, translating to MKKDKKIGGAIVAIVTPFRDGVLDEQALKDLIEWQIKSGTHGIVPCGTTGESATLSHEEHMKVVEVTVAAVNGRVPVIAGTGSNSTDETIMLTRHAKKAGADAALVITPYYNKPTQEGLYQHFKKVADECKFPMILYNVPGRTGVNMLPQTVARCAQNRYIIGIKEATGDLRQVTNVIRLCPKGFIVLSGDDFTAMPTVAIGGEGVISVASNVMPKEMAAMMDAALSGHMDKARDMHLKLFPLFDSLFIETNPVPAKAALALMGKIPSGELRLPLCQMGNANQERLKEVLKGYGLI from the coding sequence ATGAAAAAAGATAAGAAGATAGGGGGTGCCATTGTTGCGATTGTCACTCCTTTTAGAGATGGGGTGTTGGATGAGCAGGCGTTGAAAGACCTTATTGAGTGGCAGATAAAGTCTGGAACCCATGGGATCGTGCCTTGCGGGACCACTGGTGAGTCGGCGACGCTCAGCCACGAAGAACACATGAAGGTCGTCGAGGTCACCGTAGCTGCAGTAAACGGGCGCGTGCCGGTCATAGCAGGTACAGGGTCCAATTCCACTGACGAGACCATCATGTTGACCAGGCACGCCAAAAAGGCAGGGGCTGATGCGGCCTTGGTCATAACACCTTACTACAACAAGCCTACGCAGGAAGGGCTTTATCAACACTTTAAAAAGGTGGCGGATGAGTGCAAATTCCCGATGATCCTCTACAATGTCCCGGGCAGAACAGGCGTAAATATGCTCCCACAGACGGTCGCGCGCTGTGCCCAAAACAGATATATAATCGGCATAAAAGAGGCGACAGGCGACCTGAGACAGGTTACGAATGTGATAAGGCTGTGTCCGAAGGGCTTTATCGTGCTTTCCGGAGATGATTTCACGGCCATGCCGACTGTTGCGATAGGCGGAGAGGGCGTCATATCAGTTGCGTCAAACGTTATGCCGAAGGAGATGGCTGCCATGATGGATGCAGCGTTGAGCGGTCATATGGATAAGGCCAGAGACATGCACCTAAAACTCTTTCCCCTGTTCGATTCCTTGTTTATCGAGACAAATCCTGTGCCGGCCAAGGCTGCTTTAGCGCTTATGGGGAAGATACCGTCCGGCGAGTTGAGGTTGCCGCTCTGCCAGATGGGCAATGCAAATCAGGAAAGATTGAAAGAGGTGCTCAAGGGTTACGGGCTTATCTGA
- a CDS encoding carbohydrate kinase family protein, with protein sequence MMTEKDFLGHGALNLDIIYEIDDLDALRNDGFALEPGHEITGSHEDAIRLLRRLDTCGRLITKSGGGSSANTICALARLGFKTGFLGAVGKDIAGEFILGSMSGVETSMVTRVGRSAICVVVLDTASRDRAMMVIPPDQEFTLTDWAPADCLKGTRCLHLSSVVTKRGLENQIRLVKALLPDQILSFDPGEIYALMGLERPIIEIFKRTDILFVTKTEAGLFTGKTGTEAANCLLPMLNHDPMLSKRRPFFTETRGPAIILKQGAMGASLHSRGLTAHVPTEPLKFEIIDNTGAGDAFNAGVLAGIFKNKDVTASLATGARLAAHSLSAFGRTWMDGLDGLII encoded by the coding sequence ATGATGACCGAAAAAGACTTCCTGGGCCATGGGGCGCTTAATCTGGATATCATCTATGAAATAGACGACCTTGATGCCCTGCGCAACGATGGTTTCGCCCTTGAACCAGGACACGAAATCACAGGCAGCCACGAAGACGCCATCAGGCTCTTAAGGCGTCTTGACACCTGCGGAAGGCTGATTACAAAAAGCGGCGGCGGCTCTTCCGCAAACACGATCTGCGCCCTGGCGCGTCTCGGATTCAAGACAGGCTTTCTGGGCGCTGTAGGCAAAGACATCGCTGGGGAATTCATTCTTGGCTCCATGTCGGGCGTAGAGACCTCCATGGTGACTCGCGTGGGCAGGAGTGCCATATGTGTGGTAGTTCTCGACACGGCAAGCCGCGACAGGGCGATGATGGTCATCCCGCCTGATCAGGAATTCACCCTTACTGACTGGGCACCAGCCGATTGTTTAAAAGGGACGCGCTGCCTCCATCTTAGCTCGGTAGTGACGAAAAGAGGTCTCGAGAACCAGATCAGGCTGGTGAAGGCCTTACTTCCAGACCAGATATTGAGCTTTGACCCTGGTGAAATATACGCATTGATGGGCCTTGAAAGACCTATCATAGAGATATTCAAGAGGACTGATATCCTCTTCGTCACAAAGACGGAGGCAGGCCTTTTCACAGGAAAAACCGGCACCGAAGCCGCCAATTGCCTGCTCCCCATGTTGAATCACGATCCCATGTTATCAAAAAGGCGACCGTTTTTCACTGAGACAAGGGGGCCTGCAATAATCCTGAAACAAGGGGCAATGGGGGCATCTCTCCATTCAAGAGGGCTTACCGCTCATGTCCCGACGGAACCGCTTAAATTTGAAATAATTGACAATACTGGGGCAGGCGACGCCTTTAATGCAGGCGTTTTGGCAGGCATATTCAAAAACAAAGACGTCACGGCATCTCTTGCAACAGGGGCGCGACTTGCAGCGCATTCTCTTTCGGCCTTTGGCAGGACATGGATGGATGGACTCGACGGCCTTATTATTTAA
- the dapB gene encoding 4-hydroxy-tetrahydrodipicolinate reductase encodes MIRAIVAGAGGRMGGRIINIIEADKDITLAAAFERKGSRFAGQDAGIVAGLNRALGIIVQEGLEGVIDEGDVLIDFTFHEATLNHARIAAGAKKPMVIGTTGLSAAEIDEIRNLARSFPCVLAPNMSVGVNLLYKLVEMAAKTLGDDYDIEIIEAHHRMKKDAPSGTALQIGRVAAAAVGRKLEEVGVYARHGLIGERTAKEIGIQTVRAGDIVGEHTVLFGGIGERIELVHKASSRDTFAKGAVRAAKWVVGKGPGLYDMQDVLGLK; translated from the coding sequence ATGATCCGCGCAATAGTAGCAGGCGCCGGGGGCCGCATGGGCGGTCGTATAATCAACATTATAGAGGCCGATAAAGACATTACGCTTGCCGCCGCCTTTGAGAGAAAGGGATCACGGTTCGCGGGACAGGACGCTGGCATAGTCGCAGGGCTCAATAGGGCCCTCGGTATAATTGTCCAAGAAGGTCTTGAAGGCGTGATCGATGAGGGGGATGTACTAATCGACTTCACGTTCCATGAGGCCACATTGAATCATGCCCGCATTGCAGCCGGCGCCAAAAAGCCTATGGTGATAGGCACTACCGGTCTTTCCGCCGCTGAGATCGATGAGATCAGAAATCTGGCCAGATCGTTTCCATGCGTCCTCGCCCCGAACATGAGCGTTGGCGTCAATCTCTTGTACAAACTGGTCGAGATGGCAGCAAAGACCCTTGGTGACGACTACGATATTGAGATAATCGAGGCCCATCACAGGATGAAAAAAGACGCGCCGAGCGGTACGGCCTTGCAGATCGGTAGAGTTGCAGCTGCTGCTGTGGGAAGGAAGCTTGAAGAGGTGGGTGTCTATGCCAGACATGGGTTGATAGGCGAGAGGACAGCTAAGGAAATTGGCATCCAGACCGTCCGCGCCGGCGACATCGTAGGCGAACACACCGTGCTTTTCGGCGGGATCGGCGAACGCATTGAATTGGTACACAAGGCTTCAAGCCGTGATACCTTCGCAAAGGGTGCGGTCAGGGCCGCAAAATGGGTTGTTGGAAAGGGCCCCGGCCTTTACGATATGCAGGATGTCCTGGGCTTGAAATAA
- the folK gene encoding 2-amino-4-hydroxy-6-hydroxymethyldihydropteridine diphosphokinase, whose product MAWKMAYIGLGANLRPRRKNCLLAIELLKKTPEIRVVSMSRFYETEPVGVDTTHLFVNAAAGIETSLLPYPLLDMLLQIEHKLGRDRSKGPDRTIDIDLLYYEGVKIDEGGLSLPHPRASGRRFVLAPLVEIAPDLNIGPEGETVAMLLSRLPEIPSVRMMDKGSRS is encoded by the coding sequence ATGGCATGGAAGATGGCGTACATAGGCCTTGGAGCGAATCTAAGGCCAAGGCGCAAAAATTGTCTTTTAGCGATCGAGCTCCTTAAAAAGACGCCTGAGATCAGGGTTGTCTCCATGTCGAGATTTTACGAGACAGAGCCTGTAGGGGTCGACACAACGCATCTCTTTGTAAATGCGGCAGCTGGAATAGAGACCAGTCTTCTGCCGTACCCCCTCCTTGATATGCTCTTGCAGATCGAACATAAACTCGGGAGGGACAGGTCAAAAGGCCCTGACAGGACGATAGACATTGATCTCCTCTATTATGAAGGCGTTAAGATAGACGAAGGCGGCCTTTCACTTCCTCATCCAAGGGCGTCTGGGAGGCGTTTTGTCCTTGCCCCATTGGTCGAAATAGCGCCTGATCTCAATATCGGCCCAGAAGGTGAAACGGTCGCAATGCTTTTAAGCCGACTGCCAGAAATACCGTCGGTCAGGATGATGGATAAGGGATCGCGGTCTTGA
- the rfbD gene encoding dTDP-4-dehydrorhamnose reductase has product MKIIITGKNGQVGWELARTLTTLGDVAALGREAMDLSDPASIRTVISGLRPSIIINAAAYTAVDRAEEEKGLAMAVNGIAPGVMAEEARRLGALLVHYSTDYVFDGTKCGPYTEEDPTNPINTYGKTKLAGEEAVRSSGCNHLIFRTSWVYGTRGANFLLTMLRLLRERNTIKIVDDQKGAPTWSRMIAEVTAQVLSRFVTAGGGFEFPPDHAGLYHLSAGGTTTWYGFACAISNATGRGCACKIMPIPSEGYLCTAKRPKNSIMSNEKLFRAFGIKMPNWDVQFNLCMEGLRAPSQPFHPPAK; this is encoded by the coding sequence ATGAAAATCATCATAACAGGCAAAAATGGACAGGTAGGGTGGGAACTTGCGCGTACACTGACCACCCTTGGGGATGTGGCTGCACTTGGCAGAGAGGCCATGGATCTTTCGGATCCGGCCTCGATCAGGACAGTCATCAGTGGACTGAGGCCTTCGATTATTATAAATGCAGCCGCATATACCGCTGTAGACAGGGCCGAAGAAGAAAAAGGACTTGCCATGGCTGTCAATGGGATCGCGCCAGGCGTAATGGCGGAGGAGGCCCGGCGTCTCGGCGCCCTGCTGGTGCATTACTCAACCGATTATGTATTCGACGGCACAAAATGCGGTCCATATACAGAAGAAGACCCCACCAACCCGATAAACACCTATGGAAAGACCAAGCTTGCCGGAGAAGAGGCCGTCCGGTCTTCCGGCTGCAACCATCTCATATTTCGCACAAGCTGGGTCTATGGGACAAGGGGTGCAAATTTTCTCCTGACCATGCTCCGATTGCTTAGGGAAAGAAACACCATCAAAATAGTGGACGACCAAAAAGGTGCGCCCACTTGGAGCCGCATGATAGCAGAAGTCACCGCCCAGGTGCTTTCAAGATTTGTAACCGCTGGCGGGGGGTTTGAGTTTCCGCCAGACCACGCTGGACTTTACCACTTGAGCGCAGGCGGGACGACCACCTGGTATGGCTTCGCCTGCGCCATTTCAAACGCCACCGGACGAGGCTGTGCATGCAAAATCATGCCTATTCCCTCCGAGGGTTACCTTTGTACAGCCAAGAGACCCAAAAATTCGATCATGTCAAACGAAAAACTCTTCAGGGCATTCGGCATTAAGATGCCGAATTGGGACGTCCAGTTCAATCTCTGTATGGAAGGGCTGAGGGCGCCATCCCAACCATTTCATCCTCCTGCCAAATGA
- a CDS encoding hybrid sensor histidine kinase/response regulator, whose protein sequence is MTGSENKLSPDLLKEILTRSLNEIYVFDADTLKFLFVNEGAYRNLGYSLDELYNLTPYDIKPGFTQEAFRSTLEPLLTKELDQLVFESMHRRKDGSEYPVDVHLQMMEKDGGQVFLAIINDITERRQTEDRLHKLNRVYTLLSEVNQAIVRIREPQALFEDICRIAVEKGGFRMAWIGIADPSTQKVDAVACAGVTNGYIDKLGIILSDELRGNGPTGRALRAGAHVVCNDIKNDPRMGPWREDAIRIGYRSSAALPLNVAGRLKGVLNLYSDKTGFFDEEEVKLLDELAMDISFAMEVAEKETERRKAEDALKESEARYRGLSDQFSALLDAIPDNLTLQAPDLTVLWSNKGAANSLGKKPEELVGRHCYELWHQRTMPCEICPVQQSFTTGLPFMEIVTTPDGRIWELRGVPIKKDGKVTHVIELGKDITEKIRLEKQLLHAQKMETVGTLAGGVAHDFNNILTAIIGYGQVALMKMPKDDPNRKYIESMLEASDRAANLTGSLLAFSRKGISDKRPVELNAVIKDVGKLLRRVISEGIELKTECGEGEITVLADRNQLEQVLMNLAVNARDAMPDGGTFTITTAKTTIDEGFVKAHGYGRPGTYALITVSDTGIGMDEETLGHIFEPFFTTKEVGKGTGLGLSVVYGIVKQHDGFINCYSEPGNGTTFRIYLPAIQPGAIDAPHEETQAVGAASLQGTETILLAEDDDGVRGFTKTMLTDAGYKVIEAVDGEDAVRKFMENKDAIRLLIFDLIMPKKTGNEAYNEIKGLAPQIKAIFVTGYSPELAGRKTSPGEGVPVVYKPISPKDLLREVRGVLG, encoded by the coding sequence ATGACCGGATCAGAAAATAAATTAAGCCCTGACCTGCTGAAAGAGATACTGACCAGAAGCCTCAACGAAATCTATGTCTTTGACGCCGATACCCTGAAATTCCTCTTCGTCAATGAAGGGGCCTACAGGAATCTGGGCTACAGCCTTGACGAACTCTATAACCTGACCCCTTATGACATAAAGCCAGGGTTTACCCAAGAGGCCTTCCGCTCGACGCTCGAACCCTTGCTAACGAAGGAGCTGGATCAGCTCGTTTTTGAATCCATGCACCGCAGAAAAGACGGCTCCGAATATCCGGTTGATGTCCACCTTCAGATGATGGAAAAAGATGGCGGACAGGTCTTTCTTGCCATCATAAATGACATCACGGAACGCAGACAGACCGAGGACCGTCTCCATAAACTAAACCGCGTTTATACCCTCCTGAGTGAGGTCAATCAGGCCATCGTACGTATCAGGGAGCCGCAGGCGCTGTTTGAGGATATCTGCCGCATCGCCGTTGAAAAAGGCGGTTTCCGCATGGCGTGGATAGGCATTGCCGATCCCTCGACACAAAAGGTTGACGCAGTGGCCTGCGCCGGCGTTACAAATGGTTACATCGACAAGCTCGGCATAATTTTGTCCGATGAGTTGCGCGGCAACGGCCCGACAGGCAGGGCCCTGCGAGCCGGAGCACATGTTGTGTGTAACGATATCAAGAATGACCCAAGGATGGGACCCTGGCGCGAAGACGCCATCCGCATTGGCTACCGCTCCTCTGCCGCCCTTCCTCTGAATGTAGCAGGAAGGCTCAAAGGTGTCTTGAACCTCTACAGCGATAAAACAGGTTTCTTTGATGAAGAAGAGGTCAAACTGCTTGATGAGCTGGCGATGGACATCTCGTTTGCAATGGAGGTCGCCGAAAAAGAGACGGAACGCAGAAAGGCCGAGGATGCGCTCAAGGAGAGCGAGGCCAGATACCGCGGCCTTTCAGACCAATTCAGCGCACTCCTCGACGCAATACCCGACAACCTGACCCTCCAGGCCCCTGATCTTACGGTGCTCTGGTCAAACAAGGGCGCCGCCAACAGCCTCGGTAAAAAACCGGAGGAACTCGTGGGCAGACACTGCTACGAACTGTGGCACCAAAGGACCATGCCGTGTGAGATCTGCCCTGTCCAACAGAGCTTCACGACGGGCCTACCTTTCATGGAAATCGTCACCACGCCGGACGGCAGGATATGGGAATTGAGGGGCGTGCCCATCAAGAAAGACGGCAAGGTCACCCATGTCATCGAGCTTGGAAAGGATATCACCGAAAAGATCCGTCTCGAAAAGCAGCTCCTTCACGCCCAGAAGATGGAGACAGTGGGTACCCTGGCAGGCGGCGTAGCCCATGACTTTAACAACATCCTTACGGCGATCATCGGCTATGGCCAGGTGGCCTTGATGAAGATGCCAAAGGACGACCCGAACCGGAAATACATCGAAAGCATGCTTGAGGCCTCTGACAGGGCGGCCAATCTTACTGGAAGCCTCCTGGCCTTCAGCAGAAAGGGCATAAGCGACAAGAGGCCCGTAGAGCTTAATGCAGTGATAAAGGATGTGGGAAAGCTGCTTAGAAGGGTCATAAGCGAGGGCATAGAATTAAAGACTGAATGCGGGGAGGGGGAGATCACGGTCCTTGCCGACAGAAACCAGCTCGAACAGGTGCTCATGAACCTTGCCGTAAACGCCAGGGACGCCATGCCCGATGGCGGGACGTTCACCATTACAACGGCAAAGACAACGATCGACGAGGGGTTCGTAAAGGCCCACGGCTACGGAAGACCTGGAACCTATGCCCTCATCACCGTAAGCGATACCGGCATAGGCATGGATGAGGAGACACTGGGGCACATCTTTGAGCCCTTCTTTACCACAAAGGAGGTGGGTAAGGGCACGGGGCTTGGGCTTTCCGTGGTCTATGGGATAGTAAAGCAGCACGATGGGTTTATAAACTGTTACAGTGAACCAGGAAATGGGACTACGTTCAGGATATACCTGCCGGCCATCCAACCCGGCGCCATAGATGCGCCGCACGAGGAGACCCAGGCTGTAGGCGCCGCTTCCCTACAGGGGACCGAGACCATACTCCTCGCGGAGGACGACGACGGCGTGAGGGGGTTTACGAAGACCATGCTCACCGATGCAGGCTACAAGGTCATAGAGGCGGTGGACGGGGAGGATGCAGTGAGGAAGTTTATGGAAAATAAAGACGCGATCCGTCTGCTCATCTTTGACCTTATCATGCCCAAGAAGACAGGCAATGAGGCCTACAACGAGATAAAGGGGCTTGCGCCGCAGATAAAGGCCATTTTTGTTACAGGGTACTCGCCTGAGCTGGCAGGCCGTAAGACCTCGCCCGGAGAAGGCGTGCCTGTGGTATATAAACCCATCTCGCCCAAGGACCTGCTGAGGGAGGTGAGGGGGGTGTTGGGGTAG
- the rfbC gene encoding dTDP-4-dehydrorhamnose 3,5-epimerase: MNVIPTVIPEVLIIEPKVFGDERGFFFESYNKKRFMELTGIDREFVQDNHSRSIMGVLRGLHYQIRQTQGKLIRVIVGEVFDVAVDIRRSSPNFGKWVSVRLSAENRRMLWVPPGFAHGFLVLSKVAEFLYKTTDYWAPEFERTIIWNDPDLAIDWPISNKPILSPKDMAGKFFKDAEVFA, translated from the coding sequence ATGAACGTCATACCGACTGTCATCCCCGAAGTACTCATCATCGAACCGAAGGTCTTTGGGGATGAGCGTGGTTTTTTCTTCGAAAGTTACAATAAAAAAAGGTTTATGGAGCTTACCGGCATAGACCGTGAATTCGTACAAGACAACCACTCACGCTCAATCATGGGCGTGCTCCGCGGCCTCCACTACCAGATCAGGCAGACGCAGGGGAAACTCATCAGGGTCATCGTAGGTGAGGTCTTTGATGTCGCGGTTGACATCAGGCGCAGCTCGCCGAACTTCGGGAAATGGGTGTCGGTAAGGCTCAGCGCGGAGAACAGGCGCATGTTGTGGGTGCCGCCCGGATTTGCCCATGGGTTTCTAGTCCTGTCCAAGGTGGCTGAATTCCTTTACAAGACCACGGACTACTGGGCACCTGAATTCGAACGCACCATCATCTGGAACGACCCTGACCTCGCCATAGACTGGCCGATAAGCAACAAACCCATCCTTTCTCCAAAGGATATGGCCGGTAAATTCTTCAAGGACGCAGAGGTATTTGCTTGA
- a CDS encoding M20/M25/M40 family metallo-hydrolase produces MRKKEIRPDLRRLSDTFMELVKINSPSREEAAVCAWLRRHFSDLGFEVIEDKTKSETGSSSGNLIVRTPGVKDVPPLFFNAHMDTVEPGRGIKPIFKEGVFSTDGSTILGSDDKAAIAILIEVANLLKEYDVAHGPVEFLFTVCEEIGLLGAKAFDPALLKARAGYALDATNPDMLITMAPAAIRFHLKVVGKAVHAGIRPEDGINAIRIAANALSTIPMGRIDDETTANIGVIRGGNATNIVPGEVEMDGEVRSHSPKRLREVEDEIIGRFHKVASEFRKDGLDGLPLVQAEVRDDYPAMSVPDDHQLVKAAMDAARVLGRDIKTGKTGGGSDANIFNGKGLSTVIMGIGMQNVHSTSEFIRLEDMARVCRLVIEIIKSWPGC; encoded by the coding sequence ATGAGAAAAAAAGAGATAAGACCTGATTTAAGGCGCCTTTCTGATACCTTTATGGAGCTTGTCAAGATCAACAGCCCGTCCAGGGAGGAAGCTGCGGTCTGTGCGTGGCTCAGGAGACATTTTTCAGACCTTGGATTTGAGGTAATCGAGGATAAAACCAAGTCCGAGACTGGATCCAGCAGCGGCAATCTAATAGTGCGCACCCCTGGCGTGAAAGACGTCCCTCCACTCTTTTTCAACGCCCACATGGACACGGTCGAACCAGGAAGGGGTATAAAACCCATCTTCAAAGAAGGTGTCTTTTCCACTGACGGCTCGACAATCCTCGGCTCTGACGACAAAGCGGCCATAGCCATCCTGATAGAGGTTGCAAATCTCTTAAAAGAATACGATGTGGCCCACGGCCCTGTGGAGTTCCTCTTTACTGTTTGCGAGGAGATAGGGCTCCTGGGTGCCAAGGCTTTTGACCCTGCGCTTCTTAAAGCCAGGGCAGGCTATGCCCTTGACGCCACCAACCCGGATATGCTCATCACCATGGCCCCTGCCGCGATCAGATTCCATCTAAAAGTAGTTGGAAAGGCCGTGCATGCAGGCATCAGGCCGGAAGACGGGATAAACGCCATAAGGATTGCGGCCAATGCCCTCTCTACAATCCCGATGGGACGCATAGACGATGAAACAACGGCGAATATCGGGGTCATCCGGGGCGGCAATGCGACAAATATCGTACCAGGCGAAGTGGAGATGGACGGTGAGGTGAGGAGCCATAGCCCGAAGAGGCTCCGTGAGGTGGAGGACGAGATCATAGGGCGCTTTCACAAAGTGGCCTCTGAATTCAGAAAGGATGGCTTGGACGGCCTCCCGTTAGTACAGGCTGAGGTAAGAGACGACTACCCTGCCATGTCCGTCCCCGACGACCACCAACTTGTCAAGGCCGCGATGGATGCTGCAAGGGTCTTGGGTAGGGATATTAAGACCGGAAAGACCGGCGGCGGGAGCGATGCCAATATCTTTAACGGCAAGGGGCTTTCAACTGTTATCATGGGGATAGGTATGCAAAATGTCCACAGCACCAGTGAATTCATAAGACTGGAGGACATGGCAAGGGTTTGCAGGCTTGTGATTGAGATAATCAAGAGCTGGCCAGGTTGTTGA
- a CDS encoding LL-diaminopimelate aminotransferase yields the protein MDFKISERLSSLPPYLFVELDRKKEEVMRRGVDVIDLGIGDPDLPTPQFVVERLKEAAGRSQNHRYPSSAGMAEFRCAVAEWCRRRFGLVLDPDREVACLIGSKEGIAHFPIAFLNPGDVALVPTPGYPVYHIGTLFAGAKTHFMPLVEKNAFLPDLDSIAPEVLKGAKVLWLNYPNNPTAAIAPEGFYEKVVAFAKEHRLIVCHDAAYSEMTYDGYRAPSFLEIPGAKDVGIEFHSLSKTYNMTGWRIGFAIGHPDLIAGLKKVKSNVDSGQFNAVQEAAIAALQSDQSFIEEMRKVYSERRDMLVKGLRRLGIAAPFPKATFYVWTSVPKGHTSQSFSGLLLEKAGIVCTPGSGFGAPGEGYVRMALTVPVGRLEEAIGRLEKVLN from the coding sequence ATGGATTTTAAGATATCAGAAAGGCTTTCATCGCTCCCGCCGTATCTCTTTGTGGAGCTTGACCGCAAGAAGGAAGAGGTGATGAGACGGGGCGTAGATGTCATAGACTTGGGTATCGGAGACCCCGACCTCCCAACCCCGCAGTTTGTTGTGGAGAGGCTCAAAGAGGCGGCGGGAAGGTCGCAGAATCACCGCTATCCGTCCTCCGCCGGCATGGCGGAATTCAGGTGTGCGGTCGCGGAGTGGTGCAGGAGGCGTTTCGGTCTGGTGCTTGATCCTGATAGAGAGGTTGCATGTCTGATCGGTTCAAAGGAGGGGATCGCCCATTTCCCGATTGCATTTTTAAACCCTGGCGATGTGGCGTTGGTTCCAACCCCTGGCTATCCCGTCTATCACATAGGTACCCTCTTTGCAGGCGCAAAGACCCATTTCATGCCGCTTGTTGAAAAAAATGCATTCCTTCCCGATCTTGACTCCATAGCCCCAGAGGTGCTCAAAGGTGCGAAGGTCCTGTGGCTCAACTATCCCAATAATCCCACGGCGGCGATTGCACCGGAAGGATTTTACGAAAAGGTGGTTGCATTTGCAAAGGAGCACAGGCTCATTGTCTGTCACGATGCGGCTTACAGCGAGATGACTTATGATGGGTACCGTGCGCCGAGCTTTCTTGAGATTCCCGGAGCAAAAGACGTGGGCATAGAGTTCCATTCGCTCTCCAAGACCTACAATATGACAGGCTGGCGGATTGGTTTTGCCATAGGACATCCGGATCTGATAGCAGGGCTCAAGAAGGTGAAGTCCAATGTGGATTCCGGACAGTTCAATGCAGTACAGGAGGCGGCCATAGCCGCACTCCAAAGCGATCAGTCCTTTATAGAGGAGATGCGGAAGGTCTATTCGGAGCGGCGGGACATGTTGGTCAAGGGGCTCAGGCGTCTTGGGATTGCGGCCCCATTTCCAAAGGCCACCTTCTACGTCTGGACCTCTGTGCCGAAGGGCCATACGTCCCAGAGTTTCTCGGGTCTGCTTCTTGAAAAGGCTGGGATAGTCTGTACCCCTGGAAGCGGCTTCGGTGCACCGGGCGAGGGTTACGTAAGAATGGCACTAACGGTGCCGGTCGGGAGGCTTGAAGAGGCCATTGGGCGGCTTGAAAAGGTGCTGAACTAA
- a CDS encoding fumarylacetoacetate hydrolase family protein, which translates to MKLVRFMTKEKKSPRYGIWRDGYVRVIVADPFEGMIVGTSETYQADEVILLAPCTPSKIVAVGLNYKDHAEELKMPLPDEPLIFLKPPSSVIGQGDEIVRPGQSNRVDYEAELGVVIGRKARNVPPQMAKGYILGYTCINDVTARDLQMKDVQFTRAKGFDTFCPIGPWIETEFDPSDALVECRLNGELKQSSRTSQFIHDVPELISFISHIMTLEPGDVVSTGTPKGIGPMDPGDEVIVSIEGIGELRNKVI; encoded by the coding sequence ATGAAACTGGTCAGGTTTATGACAAAAGAAAAAAAGTCGCCCCGTTACGGCATCTGGCGGGACGGATATGTCCGTGTGATCGTAGCCGACCCGTTCGAGGGTATGATCGTGGGGACATCCGAGACGTACCAGGCCGATGAGGTCATCCTTCTTGCCCCATGCACACCATCAAAGATAGTGGCCGTCGGATTGAATTACAAGGACCATGCCGAAGAGCTCAAGATGCCTCTGCCGGATGAGCCGCTTATCTTTTTAAAGCCCCCTTCTTCTGTGATAGGTCAAGGCGATGAGATCGTGAGGCCCGGACAGTCAAATCGCGTGGACTATGAAGCAGAGTTAGGCGTGGTTATAGGCAGAAAAGCAAGAAATGTGCCTCCGCAAATGGCAAAGGGTTACATCCTAGGCTATACCTGCATAAACGACGTAACGGCCAGGGATCTGCAGATGAAGGACGTGCAGTTTACCAGGGCGAAGGGTTTTGACACATTCTGCCCCATCGGACCATGGATAGAGACGGAGTTCGATCCATCCGACGCCCTTGTCGAATGCAGGTTAAACGGTGAGCTCAAACAGTCGTCGAGGACCAGTCAGTTCATTCACGATGTTCCTGAATTGATAAGTTTCATCTCACATATAATGACGCTTGAACCTGGCGATGTTGTATCCACTGGGACGCCAAAGGGCATAGGACCGATGGATCCTGGAGACGAGGTCATTGTAAGTATCGAGGGCATAGGCGAACTCAGAAACAAGGTCATATAA